The proteins below are encoded in one region of Oncorhynchus tshawytscha isolate Ot180627B linkage group LG04, Otsh_v2.0, whole genome shotgun sequence:
- the dph7 gene encoding diphthine methyltransferase, whose product MAWKSRTRSLQVFDTELSADTVEWCPIPEWHNILACGTYQLQKGPDAGPEDAATRIGRLYLFTFRQQGPMCPPLSELQRIDTPAILDIKWCHVPVSEKPLLGMATASGELQLHRLIESQEGRCALQTVTSLGLGPDKLALSLDWSTGRGNSSDVRVVSSDSAGCVNVLSLGENSLTAVSQWKAHDFEAWISAFSYWDTQLVYSGGDDCKLKGWDLRMGPSSPTFTSKRHSMGVCSVHSSPHRERILATGSYDEQVLLWDERNMRQPLSESALGGGVWRLKWHPTHEHLLLAACMHNDFHILHCQQALEGSGGACSVVASYILHNSLAYGADWSQLSLEEPPPCSPLETTESRQSQTESRTGGHLRIQYESPTASFDTSLEDDTGRYIPESLSPSSASSVAGPPACPNPDVDSPAVSCLMASCSFYDHMLHVWRWDWTPQEAGCTGTAQGEGERRAVGEGDGGQAVAPAKYAKCTTRRE is encoded by the exons ATGGCTTGGAAGTCAAGGACCCGCAGTCTTCAGGTGTTCGACACAGAGCTGAGTGCCGACACAGTGGAGTGGTGCCCCATCCCAGAGTGGCACAACATACTGGCATGTGGAACATATCAACTGCAGAAAGGGCCAGATGCG GGACCAGAGGATGCGGCTACTCGGATTGGCCGACTGTACCTGTTCACGTTTCGTCAACAAGGACCTATGTGTCCGCCCCTCAGTGAGCTGCAGCGGATTGACACACCAGCTATATTAGATATAAAATG GTGTCATGTGCCAGTGTCAGAGAAGCCTCTGTTGGGCATGGCTACAGCCAGTGGGGAGCTACAGCTGCACAGACTCATAGAGAGTCAG GAAGGCCGGTGTGCTCTGCAGACTGTGACCAGTTTGGGACTGGGACCTGATAAGTTGGCTCTGTCATTAGACTGGTCCACTGGAAGAGGTAACAG TAGTGACGTGCGTGTGGTGTCCAGTGACTCTGCAGGCTGTGTCAACGTCTTGTCCCTGGGGGAGAACAGTCTCACTGCTGTATCACAGTGGAAGGCCCACGACTTTGAAGCCTGGATCTCAGCATTCTCATACTGGGATACTCAGCTTGTCTACTCCG GCGGGGATGACTGCAAACTTAAGGGATGGGATCTCAGGATGGGTCCCTCTTCCCCCACATTCACCAGCAAGAG GCACTCGATGGGTGTATGCAGTGTACACAGTAGCCCACACCGGGAGCGCATTCTAGCCACAGGCAG cTATGACGAGCAGGTGCTCCTGTGGGACGAGAGGAACATGCGTCAGCCTCTCAGTGAGAGTGCTCTGGGTGGCGGAGTGTGGAGACTGAAGTGGCATCCTACCCATGAGCACTTGCTGTTGGCTGCCTGCATGCACAACGACTTCCACATCCTTCACTGCCAGCAAGCCCTGG AGGGCAGCGGAGGAGCGTGTTCTGTCGTAGCCTCCTATATCCTCCACAATTCCCTGGCCTATGGGGCTGACTGGTCCCAGCTTTCCCTGGAGGAGCCTCCCCCCTGCTCCCCTCTGGAGACCACAGAGTCAAGACAGTCCCAAACAGAGAGCCGTACAGGAGGACACCTAAGGATTCAGTATGAATCTCCCACTGCCAGCTTCGACACCTCCTTGGAGGATGACACAGGACGTTACATACCTGAGAGTTTATCCCCGTCATCTGCTAGCTCTGTGGCAGGCCCACCTGCCTGTCCTAACCCTGACGTGGACAGCCCTGCAGTGTCCTGCCTGATGGCCAGCTGTTCCTTCTATGACCACATGCTTCATGTGTGGCGCTGGGACTGGACCCCACAGGAGGCAGGCTGCACTGGGACGGcccagggggagggagaaagaagggctGTGGGTGAAGGAGATGGTGGCCAGGCAGTAGCACCAGCAAAGTATGCAAAGTGCACTacacgtagggaatag
- the LOC112248833 gene encoding protein PAXX isoform X2 — translation MFPDHQLMPTPTQNMDGNLPLTQSSYCTVVDKKDQSKLICYTHTTSGIFNVGLTNAFDVWSTDFTEETLNQFRQKFALKSTEDYILKIRSACGSGSVSVSVEDTDAVLYVAASPGDLSVTLSRLKEQEAKEVLRELLFRMADSLTHLNNTGPASFSPGKSPHKRNTDFEPRRHQQSGQTMAVKKRLPGDSLINPGTKRKRQATGVAFDEEDDQ, via the exons ATGTTCCCTGACCATCAGCTCATGCCCACACCAACACAAAACATGGATGGAAATCTACCGTTGACCCAATCATCGTATTGCACCGTGGTAGATAAAAAAGACCAGTCTAAACTAATATGCTACACGCATACAACATCTGGGATATTCAATGTTGG CTTGACAAATGCCTTTGATGTGTGGAGCACAGATTTCACTGAGGAGACATTGAACCAGTTT AGACAGAAGTTTGCCTTAAAGTCAACAGAGGATTATATCCTGAAAATCAG GTCTGCGTGTGGGAGTGGGAGTGTGTCGGTATCGGTGGAGGACACCGATGCAGTGCTCTATGTAGCGGCCAGTCCAGGAGACCTGAGTGTGACTCTGTCCAGACTAAAAGAACAAGAGGCTAAAGAGGTCCTGAGAGAGCTGCTGTTTAGAATGGCAGACAGCCTGACCCATTTAAACAATACTG GCCCTGCCTCATTCAGTCCTGGGAAGAGTCCGCACAAACGGAATACAG ACTTTGAGCCAAGGAGACACCAGCAGAGTGGCCAAACTATGGCAGTCAAGAAGCGTCTCCCAGGAGATTCTCTCATCAACCCAGGAACTAAGAG AAAGCGTCAAGCAACCGGGGTGGCATTTGATGAAGAAGACGATCAATGA
- the LOC112248833 gene encoding protein PAXX isoform X1, which translates to MFPDHQLMPTPTQNMDGNLPLTQSSYCTVVDKKDQSKLICYTHTTSGIFNVGLTNAFDVWSTDFTEETLNQFRQKFALKSTEDYILKIRSACGSGSVSVSVEDTDAVLYVAASPGDLSVTLSRLKEQEAKEVLRELLFRMADSLTHLNNTAGPASFSPGKSPHKRNTDFEPRRHQQSGQTMAVKKRLPGDSLINPGTKRKRQATGVAFDEEDDQ; encoded by the exons ATGTTCCCTGACCATCAGCTCATGCCCACACCAACACAAAACATGGATGGAAATCTACCGTTGACCCAATCATCGTATTGCACCGTGGTAGATAAAAAAGACCAGTCTAAACTAATATGCTACACGCATACAACATCTGGGATATTCAATGTTGG CTTGACAAATGCCTTTGATGTGTGGAGCACAGATTTCACTGAGGAGACATTGAACCAGTTT AGACAGAAGTTTGCCTTAAAGTCAACAGAGGATTATATCCTGAAAATCAG GTCTGCGTGTGGGAGTGGGAGTGTGTCGGTATCGGTGGAGGACACCGATGCAGTGCTCTATGTAGCGGCCAGTCCAGGAGACCTGAGTGTGACTCTGTCCAGACTAAAAGAACAAGAGGCTAAAGAGGTCCTGAGAGAGCTGCTGTTTAGAATGGCAGACAGCCTGACCCATTTAAACAATACTG CAGGCCCTGCCTCATTCAGTCCTGGGAAGAGTCCGCACAAACGGAATACAG ACTTTGAGCCAAGGAGACACCAGCAGAGTGGCCAAACTATGGCAGTCAAGAAGCGTCTCCCAGGAGATTCTCTCATCAACCCAGGAACTAAGAG AAAGCGTCAAGCAACCGGGGTGGCATTTGATGAAGAAGACGATCAATGA